One region of Parambassis ranga chromosome 21, fParRan2.1, whole genome shotgun sequence genomic DNA includes:
- the nme9 gene encoding thioredoxin domain-containing protein 6, with product MAGKKKEASLQVSVTNQEQWEEMLATKGLTVVDVYQQWCGPCQTVVSLLRKIKNELGDDLLHFSTAEADSIDALERYRGKCEPTFLLYGGGELVAVLRGANAPMLQRMIVDELAKEKLVLEQASERKVITDEGLVDDENKEEEELLLQQSANEESISVPASKSYTVAIIKPDVVAHGKANEIIMKIQDAGFEILAQEERTLTESEARDFYQHKAAEACFEELVQFMSSGPSHILVLSQMEDSDSIVPAWREFIGPTDIEEARRDKPESLRAQYGTETLFNAVHGSEDSDQASRELAFFFPNFRTASVTEQNGEEEHVERTLALIRPEVARENREEVLDHIHQSGFKIALQRELMLTEEQVRQFYSQHVDEDYFPALLQSMTSGPVLALALARKGAVEHWRNILGHPDVNKAKEENPDCLRARFAVEDHPINQLHGSSNNEEAEQELNFFFPKQQTLAVIKPDAMEEHREDIMEEIRGRGFSISQLKETVLSREVAEEFYKEHKEKPFFSQLVDFMCRGPCMMLVLTKENAVEDWRAMMGPTDPDKAKETSPQSLRARFAADILHNSVHGSSTEQQAEEKISFIFGDISTDAELTFTGKHTMSVTVISICPTEKSKIILQNSTEESSKMFPSSKM from the exons ATGGCTGGCAAGAAGAAAGAAGCAAGCCTGCAG GTATCTGTCACAAACCAAGAACAGTGGGAGGAGATGCTGGCAACCAAGGGTTTAACAG ttgtAGATGTGTACCAACAATGGTGTGGCCCCTGTCAAACTGTGGTTAGTCTCCTGCGAAAAATTAAGAATGAACTGGGTGACGACTTGTTACATTTTTCCACA GCCGAGGCAGACAGCATTGATGCTTTGGAGAGGTATCGAGGAAAATGTGAACCCACTTTCCTCTTATAcggg GGTGGGGAGCTGGTGGCTGTGCTTAGAGGAGCCAATGCCCCTATGCTTCAGAGGATGATTGTGGATGAGCTGGCCAAAGAGAAGCTGGTGCTGGAGCAAGCTAGTGAACGCAAAGTG ATTACAGATGAAGGTTTGGTGGATGATGAGaacaaagaagaggaggagctgctgcttcagcagtCAGCAAATGAGGAAAGCATAAGTG TTCCTGCCAGTAAATCCTACACAGTTGCCATCATTAAACCAGATGTGGTTGCTCACGGCAAGGCAAATGAGATCATTATGAAG ATTCAAGATGCTGGCTTCGAGATCCTGGCCCAGGAGGAACGCACGCTGACTGAGTCCGAGGCTCGAGACTTTTACCAGCACAAAGCAGCGGAG GCTTGCTTTGAGGAGTTGGTGCAGTTCATGTCCAGTGGACCCTCCCACATTCTGGTACTTTCTCAAATGGAGGATTCAGATAGCATTGTACCAGCATGGCGTGAATTTATCGGACCAACAGACATAGAGGAAGCCAGGAGAGATAAGCCAGAAAG CTTGCGGGCACAATACGGCACAGAGACACTGTTCAACGCAGTGCACGGTAGTGAGGACAGCGACCAGGCCAGCAGGGAGCTCGCCTTCTTCTTCCCCAACTTTAGGACGGCCTCAGTGACCGAGCAGAATGGGGAGGAAGAGCATGTGGAGAGGACACTGGCTCTCATCCGGCCCGAAGTTGCCAGGGAAAACAGAG AGGAGGTCTTGGACCACATCCACCAGTCAGGCTTCAAAATTGCCCTCCAAAGAGAGCTGATGTTGACTGAGGAGCAGGTCAGACAGTTTTACTCCCAGCATGTAGATGAAGACTACTTTCCTGCTCTGCTCCAAAGCATGACCAG tggGCCAGTGCTAGCTTTGGCACTAGCCAGAAAAGGGGCAGTTGAACACTGGAGGAACATCCTCGGTCATCCTGATGTTAATAAAGCCAAAGAGGAGAATCCTGACTG TCTCAGGGCTCGGTTTGCTGTGGAGGATCACCCTATCAACCAGCTCCATGGCAGTTCAAACAACgaggaggcagagcaggagCTCAATTTCTTCTTCCCCAAACAACAGACACTGGCAGTGATCAAACCTGATGCAATGGAGGAACACAGAG AGGATATTATGGAGGAGATCCGCGGCAGAGGTTTTTCCATATCGCAGCTGAAGGAAACAGTGCTGTCGAGGGAGGTGGCTGAGGAGTTttacaaagagcacaaagaGAAGCCTTTCTTCAGCCAGCTTGTGGATTTCATGTGTCG GGGGCCCTGTATGATGCTTGTCCTGACCAAGGAAAATGCAGTGGAGGACTGGAGGGCCATGATGGGTCCCACAGACCCTGACAAAGCTAAGGAAACCTCCCCACAGTCTCTGCGGGCGCGCTTTGCAGCAGACATCCTCCACAACTCCGTTCATGGCTCCTCCACtgagcagcaggcagaggagaagatCAGTTTTATCTTTGGAGACATCAGCACAGATGCAGAGCTAACCTTTACAGGTAAACATACAATGAGTGTGACAGTCATCTCCATCTGTCCCACT GAAAAGAGCAAGATAATTCTGCAGAATTCAACTGAAGAAAGTTCCAAAATGTTCCCCAGCAGCAAG ATGTAA